The genomic region GGAACCGGTACGTCGCCGGGGCGGGACGTGACGTTGATGCCGTATCCGTACCCTGCAGGAGTCTGTGAAGATTATGTCCCCAGTTTCTTTCTCGATGGTGAGGTCGGTGGGGGAGTTGAAAGGGGGGTGCCGTGGTCGTTGTTTTGTTTAGGAGGGTTTCTGTCGCGGTTGTGGAGGGGTTGAGACGGTGGAGGCCTGGGGTTTGGAGGGTAGGGTCGCCGGTGGTGTGGGGGAGGGGAAGGGGTAGCTCGCTTCGCTCGCGCAGTAGATGTGGTTTTGGTGCAGTTTTGCGCCGTTGACGGCGTAGATTGGTGGGGTTGTTGTGTAGGTCTCGATGGTAGGCGGGGGCGTGTGGTTCAGGTTGATGAGTTGTTGCTGATATACGCCCTGGTGCGGCTGGGAGAAGATGATGACATTCAGACCGGGAACGTAGACGGATGCTTCGTGGATGCTGTCGTTGCGGGTTGTGAACATTTTCTCAATGATAGGCTTTGGACCGAGAAGAGAGAGACCAATATCATTGTACACCAGGAAGGAGGCATTCTTGATGAGGCTGAAGGATGGGTCTGCAGGGACTTCAGTGTTGATGAAGTTATCTTCTGCGGGATCCGCACCGGTTGTGAAGGAGGGTCTGTCGAAGGGGAGGGGGAGGACCGATGCGTATTTGTTGATGCAGACTATGTTGGTATCATCCTCGTAGCCCGCACATGGCTGTGCAGCTTGTGATTTGACTTTCGAGGTGAACAGCAGCGCTGCCAAAGCCGTAAGATATATCACCCTGAAGAATTGTTAGCTCCAATGTCCTCAGGAAGAAGTACTACAAGCTGGAAAGTCATAAATATGAAGTAAACCTTCCCACTGCTTGATCAGCCACTACTCATGCATCCATAACCTAGTCACACCTTCCTATGCACAGTATGCAGGTTCGGATTCGGTCTTCGGGATGAAGATCACGGATCGAGATCTCGGACTGGAGTTCTTACCTGACCGCTTCCCAGCAGCCAAGACTGGACCCCAGCATGTACCGTACCATGCGAGGGATGCGCAGATGTCCAACGCAGGTGGTCGCAGCATGAATTGATTCAAACAGCGCGTGGGTCCTGTCGTGCTTCCCATCAGATGTAAACGTCAGGCCTATAGACGACCTATTGGCAGGAGATATCGAAGTTGCCATGTTTATACGATCGAGTACTCTGCTCCCTGTCAGTACAATGCAAGCAGTGGTGCCACCTCGACCAAGAACTTCTACAAACAGGCCGTGGTGGCACTAGGCGTGGCATTGTCAGAGGATGTCATCGATTTCGATACTTGCAGAGTGCTTCCGGTACCTTAGACCCTCTGTCTGTAGTCGAAGCGAAGCGCGCACCTTGCTCTCGAGATCCGCTATTAGCATTCTGTGAGCCGGGTTGACAAAATTTAAACTTCTTCGATTAGCGTGACGGATTCTGTGAGTCTACGGGATATATGGTAAAGGTCTGTCAAGAGGTCTCGATTCCTCCTCATCGCGCCAATCTCAGCTACCTCTGCATCCTAAGCAGTCGTAGTGGGCGAATGTGGAGGTGTCGGACCAAGGGTGTTGAAGGGATTTCGTGGGTATCGATGCGTGCTGGTGGTGCAGGGCGTAGGTCGTGCATAGCGGTCGTGCTTCGTGCGTGTCGAGTGGATCCATGGCAGAAATTAGGGTGTGGGGCGTGTCTTGAGTGTATCGTCGCTGGGGATCGTTCATTGCCACGCCTTGTCTGAGCGATGTGGCAAATTCTCGAAATTCGCTCTGAGTCGCGCAACAGACGCCGCTGCATAGCAGGACTCGAGCATTTCGCTCCATGAGTTTACCCGCATACCAGGCCGATGATTTTCATGGAGTTGAAAATTTCATCGGAGGCCGCTTCGAGCATCTCATAATTCTCTGATCAGAGTCAGCGGTTGCTGACAGCATTTCCGCGTTACCATCCCACACTCAGCAACGGAAGCTGGGGGAGCGCCGCATGTACTCGGAGTAGCACACGTCCTTGTCGTGGGGAGAGTGTTTGCTATTCCATGCTTTCAAGCTCAGGCTTGGGCGAGTCAGTGCTTGTTGATAATTATACTGGATTCACCACGTCGAAAGTAGCCGTGCATCTCCACAATGCGACCCTATGCTAGGGCGATGGGGAGATTCACGAGCCTACGTGTCGAATGAGCGATGGGGAGATATGTCTCACCTGACTGGCGCTTAATCTGCTCGCGAGCCCAGCGAGCTGTGTCCTGCGTTCTCTGCGAGAACTCCTTGTTCGCGCGGGTCTCACGGGCCATTGATGTGAGCCAGTCGTTGCGGAAGAATTGGTTGATCTCGCCGGTAGGGAAGGCTTCTGAGAGATCGCTGTTGATTGTTAGCTACCAAATCGAGGGTGTGGAATAGAGAGACTCACCCGATGACGCCCATGCTCGACCGCAGGAGAGCTTCGGTTCGGTTTGGATCCTGGTAGACGCTGTGTAGCAGCTGAAAGATCGACTCGACGTAAGGCTGAAGGAGCTGCTGTTTGCCAGAGCTGCGCAGGGCCATCACAATGCCGCTCCATGCATCCATGATGCCTTCTCGTAGTGAAACAATGTAGTCGAGCATTTCGAAGTTCGATGCGTTCTCCTGCGTGTTGATGCTGGCAGCCTGCTGAAGCACCTGAGCAACGACAGACAGATATGTCTCGAACCCACCACCAATCGACTGTGCAATGTCGCCAAAGGACTGTAAGATCGCCGGCTTGAATTGGTTGCCGAGAGAGGGACTTCTTAAGTTGTTCAGGAGGCTGTTCATGAAGGCGTCGCAGTGTGGTAGAATCTTGCCTTCCAGAGCGCGGGCAATGTCGGTAACAAGGCCGATAGCCACTGAGCAGAGTTGAGCTTCCTCCTGGTTGTTGAGAGCCTTAATGAGGAAAGGTTCGAATGATGGCATGTACTTCTCGAAGTCCTGCTCGAGCGCGTTGGCCAAGGAGCCAATGGTAGCGAATACCGTCTCTGGGACACTGGACTTTGGTGGAAGGGCATTCAGGAGACCAAGCATTAGGGTCATGATGCGGTCGGCCTGGGGCGCGACTTCATTCTCGAGTCGCTGGATGATGGCAAGGATCACAGATGACAATGATGTTTGGATCTCATCGAGTGTGAGCTTGTCCTCGACGGACACGACCTACAAACAGAAGGGTGTTAGCTATACTCGTGAGACCCATGAGAGTGCCTTGAAATCTGGTTTGATCGCAGAGCGGAGCGCGTCGTGCAGCGCCTGTCTCGAACGCAACACCGGTTTCTCAGGCACTGC from Fulvia fulva chromosome 2, complete sequence harbors:
- a CDS encoding Lactonohydrolase oryL; its protein translation is MVRYMLGSSLGCWEAVRVIYLTALAALLFTSKVKSQAAQPCAGYEDDTNIVCINKYASVLPLPFDRPSFTTGADPAEDNFINTEVPADPSFSLIKNASFLVYNDIGLSLLGPKPIIEKMFTTRNDSIHEASVYVPGLNVIIFSQPHQGVYQQQLINLNHTPPPTIETYTTTPPIYAVNGAKLHQNHIYCASEASYPFPSPTPPATLPSKPQASTVSTPPQPRQKPS